The following proteins are co-located in the Actinomycetota bacterium genome:
- a CDS encoding response regulator transcription factor, translated as MSMEKILVVEDDATIARFVELELMHSGYSVIKSSDGEEALALIEQESPDLVILDILLPSMDGMEIARRLRGRGDAVPILMLTALSEPKDLVTGFDAGADDYLRKPFEITELLSRVRALLKRAESKRSPAPIEASGVVLDPSSRRATMKGKPLDLTAKEYDLLSYLASNAGRVISRDEIISEVWGGQQSSDSNVIEVFVCHLRGKIGDRDNTIIQTIRGVGYFFAKG; from the coding sequence ATGAGCATGGAGAAGATTCTCGTAGTGGAGGACGACGCGACCATTGCGCGTTTTGTGGAGCTTGAGTTGATGCACTCCGGCTACTCGGTCATCAAATCCTCCGACGGCGAAGAGGCCCTGGCTCTTATCGAGCAAGAATCTCCGGACCTTGTGATTCTGGATATCCTGCTGCCCTCCATGGATGGCATGGAGATCGCCCGCCGACTCAGGGGACGTGGCGATGCGGTTCCAATTTTGATGCTCACTGCGTTGTCCGAGCCTAAAGACCTGGTCACCGGTTTTGACGCCGGGGCTGATGACTACCTTCGAAAACCATTTGAGATCACGGAGTTGCTTTCCCGGGTAAGAGCTTTGCTGAAAAGAGCTGAGAGCAAACGCTCGCCAGCGCCCATTGAGGCTTCGGGAGTTGTCCTTGACCCTAGCTCTCGCCGAGCCACCATGAAAGGCAAGCCACTTGACCTGACAGCAAAAGAGTATGACCTGCTCAGTTATCTTGCCTCCAACGCCGGCCGCGTTATTTCGAGAGATGAGATAATCTCGGAGGTCTGGGGGGGCCAACAGTCATCGGACAGTAACGTTATCGAGGTCTTTGTGTGTCACTTGCGAGGCAAGATCGGCGATCGCGACAATACGATAATACAGACGATTCGTGGAGTCGGATACTTCTTCGCTAAAGGGTGA
- a CDS encoding GNAT family N-acetyltransferase — translation MKPRPAAEEDLLNLWETVGPSRIFRSQQDFFRFHREGEWRVIKDAFGGVVIVDNWREHLNILAILGVWGGNAHFRGLVKAAYSTARAMGYAQILSPPVPKSLAKDYESLGMNVRETMLVIEFDADEAEQCASELPSGILIRPAVAEDIPTILRLDHRCFEPFWAYDIPKLVSALVGQRFMVGEEDGVIIGYTLSTLECGSGSIGRIAVEPESRRKGVGSVLFRDAVSFLRRAGVDTVHLCTQAENAPSRALYSRFRGVEMNGKLLLMVGPA, via the coding sequence GTGAAACCGCGTCCCGCCGCCGAGGAGGACCTGTTGAACCTGTGGGAGACGGTCGGCCCTTCTCGTATCTTTCGCAGCCAGCAAGATTTTTTTCGCTTTCATCGTGAGGGAGAGTGGCGGGTCATCAAGGACGCCTTTGGCGGAGTCGTTATTGTAGATAACTGGCGAGAGCACCTGAACATACTGGCGATACTTGGTGTCTGGGGAGGCAACGCCCACTTTCGCGGGTTGGTCAAGGCCGCATACTCGACCGCCAGGGCAATGGGGTATGCGCAGATACTGAGTCCGCCCGTACCAAAGAGCCTGGCTAAGGATTACGAGTCTTTGGGGATGAACGTTCGAGAAACAATGCTCGTCATCGAGTTTGACGCCGACGAAGCCGAGCAGTGCGCTTCAGAGTTGCCCTCCGGTATTCTCATCAGACCTGCGGTTGCCGAAGACATACCTACGATCTTGCGCCTGGATCATCGCTGTTTTGAGCCATTTTGGGCTTACGACATCCCCAAGTTGGTATCGGCGCTAGTCGGGCAGCGCTTCATGGTGGGAGAAGAAGATGGCGTAATTATCGGATATACTCTGTCCACCTTGGAGTGTGGTAGTGGAAGCATAGGGCGGATTGCGGTCGAGCCTGAATCGCGTCGTAAAGGGGTGGGGTCGGTGCTGTTCAGAGACGCCGTGAGTTTTCTCAGGCGAGCCGGAGTGGACACGGTTCATCTATGCACCCAGGCAGAGAACGCGCCATCCAGGGCACTGTATTCTCGATTTCGGGGAGTGGAAATGAACGGGAAGCTGCTCCTTATGGTTGGCCCGGCATGA
- a CDS encoding aspartate-semialdehyde dehydrogenase, whose product MAWEKRMPDSPVVAVAGSTGAVGKEMLDILAERSFPAARVIALASARSAGRSVRFGDRDLVVEEMTPESFAGVDIALFSAGASVSREYRDAVVGSGAVMIDNSSAFRMDADVPLVVPEVNPEAIAEHSGVIANPNCSTIQLVVALQPLAALAPIRRVVVSTYQAASGAGQAAMEELYTQTDQFLAGEELVVSQFAHRIAFNCIPQIDVFLEDGSTKEEWKMVVETKKIMRAPDIAVHATCVRVPVLRCHSEAVNIEFSAEITVDQVREALVSAPGVTVIDDTAALDYPMPALLAGTDDVYIGRLRKDPTAPNAVSMWVVADQLRKGAALNAVQIAERLLP is encoded by the coding sequence ATGGCTTGGGAAAAGAGGATGCCGGATTCGCCGGTAGTCGCGGTTGCGGGATCGACAGGGGCTGTAGGCAAGGAGATGCTGGACATCCTGGCGGAAAGAAGCTTTCCCGCCGCCAGGGTAATTGCGCTTGCCTCGGCGCGCTCGGCAGGCAGATCCGTGCGATTTGGCGATCGCGATCTGGTTGTCGAGGAGATGACCCCCGAAAGCTTCGCTGGCGTCGACATAGCGCTGTTCAGCGCGGGTGCGTCTGTGAGCAGGGAGTATCGCGATGCGGTTGTAGGTTCAGGCGCGGTGATGATCGATAACTCCTCGGCGTTTCGTATGGATGCCGATGTGCCGCTGGTCGTGCCCGAGGTGAATCCGGAGGCCATCGCCGAGCATTCGGGGGTCATCGCAAACCCCAACTGCTCTACGATTCAGCTGGTAGTGGCCTTGCAGCCACTGGCAGCCCTCGCGCCGATTCGCCGAGTGGTCGTATCGACCTATCAGGCGGCGAGCGGGGCTGGTCAGGCGGCGATGGAGGAGCTGTATACGCAGACAGACCAATTTCTCGCCGGAGAAGAACTAGTGGTGTCGCAATTTGCGCATCGCATAGCGTTCAACTGCATTCCGCAGATCGATGTGTTCCTTGAGGATGGCTCCACCAAGGAAGAGTGGAAGATGGTTGTCGAGACAAAAAAGATCATGCGCGCACCAGATATAGCGGTCCATGCCACCTGTGTAAGGGTGCCGGTTCTTCGCTGTCACAGCGAGGCGGTAAATATCGAATTTAGCGCCGAGATAACGGTCGACCAGGTCCGCGAAGCTCTCGTATCCGCACCCGGAGTGACTGTTATCGATGACACCGCAGCGCTCGATTACCCGATGCCTGCCTTGCTTGCGGGTACAGATGACGTTTATATCGGGCGCTTGCGCAAAGACCCGACAGCGCCAAACGCGGTATCCATGTGGGTCGTCGCCGACCAATTACGTAAGGGCGCCGCCTTGAATGCGGTGCAAATCGCGGAGCGGCTACTTCCCTGA
- a CDS encoding aspartate kinase, with translation MALVVMKFGGTSVGSAERIMAVARRLISRKMDGDNVVAVVSAMGDVTDELVALSRQITDCPQEREMDMLLATGEQVTIALLAMAIHSLGHEAVSFTGPQIGIVTDSGHTKAKIKEIRGDRISEALEEGQIVIVAGFQGTTADGQITTLGRGGSDTTAVAIAAGIGADLCEIFTDVDGVFIADPRIVPDARKLDFISYEEMLEMSASGARVLQLRSVEFARNHSVVIHCRSSFTDQPGTIVKEADNQMEMAIISGVTYDTSEAKITIRAVPDTPGVAATVFGALAEANINVDMIIQNVSEAGTTDISFTVPKDDLPRARQHTELIVKRLNAPSWNVDESIAKISLVGAGMKTHPGVAAQMFSALAAANVNIDMISTSSIRISCVISGDQTEEAVRALHDSFALSEEQLTVESPASSGGV, from the coding sequence ATGGCGCTTGTTGTTATGAAGTTCGGCGGTACATCGGTTGGTTCGGCCGAGCGTATCATGGCGGTTGCCCGGCGTCTCATCTCTCGCAAGATGGATGGCGATAATGTAGTTGCGGTTGTGTCCGCGATGGGCGATGTGACCGATGAGCTCGTGGCGCTCTCCCGACAGATTACCGACTGTCCCCAGGAGCGTGAGATGGACATGCTGTTGGCTACTGGCGAGCAGGTCACCATAGCGCTACTGGCTATGGCGATTCACTCGCTGGGGCACGAAGCGGTGTCGTTTACCGGCCCCCAAATCGGGATTGTCACAGACTCCGGACACACGAAGGCCAAGATCAAGGAGATTCGCGGCGATAGGATTTCGGAGGCTCTTGAAGAAGGCCAAATCGTGATCGTCGCCGGATTCCAGGGCACGACCGCCGACGGACAGATAACAACTTTGGGGCGTGGAGGGTCAGACACTACGGCCGTCGCGATAGCCGCCGGAATCGGAGCCGATCTGTGCGAGATATTCACCGACGTGGACGGCGTTTTCATCGCTGACCCGCGCATCGTGCCTGATGCGCGCAAGCTCGATTTCATTTCTTATGAGGAGATGCTCGAGATGTCAGCGTCCGGCGCCCGTGTTCTTCAACTGCGCAGCGTGGAATTCGCGCGCAATCACTCGGTGGTAATTCACTGTAGGAGCAGCTTTACTGACCAGCCCGGCACTATCGTAAAGGAGGCGGACAACCAGATGGAGATGGCGATCATCTCGGGGGTCACCTACGACACCTCTGAAGCTAAGATCACGATTAGAGCGGTACCCGACACTCCCGGAGTCGCCGCAACCGTATTCGGCGCCTTGGCCGAGGCAAACATTAATGTTGATATGATAATTCAGAATGTATCTGAGGCTGGGACTACGGATATCTCGTTTACCGTTCCCAAAGACGACCTCCCCCGCGCTCGTCAGCACACAGAGTTGATTGTGAAGCGCCTCAATGCGCCCTCCTGGAACGTCGATGAGTCGATAGCAAAAATTTCATTGGTGGGCGCAGGCATGAAAACTCACCCGGGAGTGGCCGCGCAGATGTTCTCGGCGTTGGCGGCGGCGAACGTCAACATCGACATGATCTCGACGTCCTCGATCAGGATTTCCTGCGTGATCTCTGGAGACCAGACCGAAGAAGCCGTAAGAGCGCTGCACGACAGTTTCGCTCTTTCCGAGGAGCAGCTGACCGTCGAATCGCCGGCTTCCTCCGGTGGGGTGTAG
- a CDS encoding diguanylate cyclase, translating into MRHFSVWVWVSPLDPDKRFVCGMVLEVQALDPAKVDDSSKVAAQLGASTVGFLFERREKQCEFCLRCVRQCPARAIRMSTGSAEIIESRCVKCGICVSECGRGFVVRDDLPRVRELLFGENKVVALLATEYVAALHPRLPPEVEWLLQSAGFFGVESTALGEDMVAEEYERHHVRFTGAFSLRSTCPVVVDWVRKYHPGMVGALAPIVPPYIAQARLIKKMYPEGTAVVYVSPCFARKDEVFDPQFEGAVDVAIDFKELERLLSDVQVAARPSGLNRNGQRKATPEKQVSLTDGFPRRIVLNRDQTDGTVAVVRGLSELDDLLFAIAGGETAPAIVDMLNCDGCIDGPAVRPDLTVYAKRNIMLADKEAAHPASVQNRELLRHLPAIELRRKYQPQTVLETPLTAEQVDAELRDGGFASRKEALDCGACGYSTCVDHAIAVLRGNSTWELCFPQQHKRYLKLMTSMELACSTDALTELGNRSIFDERLAEEVSRAHRYRYPLSVLMIDVDDFKQFNDVYGHQGGDAVLRACAVAMRAETRDSDLLVRYGGDEFALILPMTTKTAAFAVAEKLRAAVGAAKVENVGSLANEDRFPAISISIGVAALSGDGQSEVDLLESADQALYEAKRFGKNQVKIAPG; encoded by the coding sequence ATGCGACACTTCAGCGTGTGGGTCTGGGTATCTCCACTCGACCCAGATAAGCGCTTTGTGTGTGGCATGGTTTTGGAGGTGCAGGCTTTGGATCCGGCAAAAGTAGACGATAGCTCCAAAGTGGCCGCTCAGCTCGGAGCGTCTACAGTGGGCTTTTTATTCGAGCGCCGGGAAAAGCAGTGTGAGTTTTGCCTGCGCTGCGTAAGACAATGCCCTGCGCGCGCGATCAGAATGTCCACAGGTAGCGCGGAAATCATCGAGTCGCGGTGCGTCAAGTGCGGAATCTGTGTTTCTGAGTGCGGTCGAGGCTTTGTAGTTCGAGATGACCTGCCTCGGGTGCGGGAGCTTCTGTTTGGCGAGAACAAAGTAGTCGCCTTATTGGCTACAGAGTATGTGGCTGCTCTGCACCCGCGCCTTCCACCTGAGGTTGAGTGGTTGCTGCAATCCGCGGGATTTTTCGGGGTTGAATCCACAGCGCTGGGTGAAGATATGGTAGCCGAGGAGTATGAGCGGCATCATGTCCGGTTCACTGGAGCCTTTTCGCTTCGCTCAACGTGCCCCGTTGTCGTGGACTGGGTGCGCAAATACCATCCAGGAATGGTTGGCGCACTCGCTCCGATCGTTCCGCCATATATCGCACAGGCGCGTTTGATCAAAAAGATGTATCCCGAAGGAACGGCTGTTGTGTATGTGTCGCCATGCTTCGCCCGCAAAGATGAGGTGTTTGATCCGCAGTTCGAGGGCGCTGTAGACGTCGCAATCGACTTTAAGGAGCTTGAGCGCTTGCTGTCGGATGTGCAAGTGGCGGCGAGGCCCTCGGGATTGAACCGAAATGGCCAAAGAAAGGCGACTCCAGAAAAGCAAGTGTCGCTGACCGATGGCTTTCCGCGACGGATTGTGCTCAATCGCGACCAGACAGATGGAACGGTTGCTGTCGTCAGGGGTTTGAGCGAGCTCGACGATCTCTTGTTCGCGATCGCTGGTGGAGAAACCGCTCCTGCCATTGTCGACATGCTTAATTGCGATGGTTGTATAGATGGTCCAGCCGTTCGGCCGGATCTCACCGTCTATGCAAAGCGCAATATCATGCTGGCCGACAAGGAGGCAGCGCATCCCGCCTCTGTCCAGAACAGGGAGTTACTTCGCCATCTGCCAGCGATTGAGCTTAGAAGGAAATATCAACCGCAAACGGTGCTCGAAACCCCGTTGACAGCAGAGCAGGTAGATGCTGAATTGCGCGACGGTGGCTTTGCGTCGAGGAAGGAGGCTCTCGACTGTGGCGCCTGTGGCTACTCAACATGTGTCGATCACGCTATCGCGGTGCTTAGGGGGAACTCCACCTGGGAACTTTGCTTCCCACAACAACACAAGCGCTATCTTAAGCTGATGACCTCGATGGAGCTGGCGTGCAGCACAGATGCGTTGACCGAGCTAGGAAACCGATCAATCTTCGATGAGCGACTTGCCGAGGAGGTCTCAAGGGCTCATCGCTACAGATATCCGCTATCCGTTCTGATGATCGATGTCGATGACTTCAAGCAGTTCAACGATGTTTACGGACATCAAGGGGGAGATGCGGTTCTAAGAGCTTGTGCTGTCGCGATGAGAGCTGAAACCCGCGACTCGGATTTGCTCGTACGTTACGGCGGAGATGAGTTTGCATTGATACTGCCAATGACCACAAAGACAGCGGCATTCGCAGTAGCCGAGAAGCTCCGTGCCGCAGTAGGCGCGGCGAAGGTCGAGAATGTGGGATCTCTGGCCAACGAGGATAGGTTCCCGGCCATAAGCATCTCTATCGGGGTGGCAGCGCTGTCAGGGGATGGGCAGTCAGAGGTTGACCTGTTGGAATCGGCGGATCAGGCACTTTACGAGGCGAAGAGGTTTGGGAAAAACCAGGTAAAGATCGCTCCGGGCTAA
- the amrS gene encoding AmmeMemoRadiSam system radical SAM enzyme produces MRAILWRHEGDSVVCEVCPNSCRISEGGVGVCGVRRHEAGVLYALTYGKVSSLAVDPIEKKPVYHYRPGVSVLSVGSLGCSMRCGHCQNWRISRASPDMAGCELRSIDPDTLVGLAQANLCPGVAFTYNEPVIWIEYVCDVAKACRAAGLFTVMVTNGYITPAGLDALGGLIDVWRVDIKGFRSETYRRLCGVSDLQSITRAAERALHQYGMHVEVVTNLVPGINDSSEELGDIARWIAGSLGPATPWHLTRFIPCLDYAGFEPTPLELLIRGRQIGRSAGLHHVYLGNIDCGEGRDTVCPKCGALVIRRSGYTVVETALAKGACLECNEGLGIAE; encoded by the coding sequence ATGCGCGCAATACTGTGGCGGCATGAGGGAGATTCTGTCGTTTGCGAAGTGTGCCCGAACTCCTGCCGCATCAGTGAAGGCGGTGTTGGGGTGTGTGGCGTCAGGCGCCACGAAGCGGGAGTTCTCTATGCGCTTACCTACGGCAAAGTGTCTTCCCTGGCCGTGGATCCGATCGAAAAGAAGCCTGTGTATCACTATCGCCCAGGTGTCTCGGTGCTCTCGGTGGGTAGCCTTGGATGCTCGATGCGCTGTGGCCACTGTCAGAATTGGCGCATAAGCCGGGCGAGTCCAGATATGGCTGGCTGTGAGCTGCGCTCTATCGATCCTGACACGCTGGTCGGTTTGGCGCAGGCCAATCTCTGTCCCGGGGTGGCGTTTACCTATAATGAGCCGGTAATCTGGATTGAGTATGTGTGTGACGTGGCCAAAGCATGCAGGGCCGCTGGACTCTTTACTGTCATGGTGACCAACGGGTATATCACGCCTGCAGGATTGGATGCTCTCGGCGGGCTTATCGATGTGTGGCGAGTCGATATCAAGGGCTTTCGCTCAGAAACGTATCGCCGGCTATGCGGAGTCTCGGATCTTCAGTCGATTACACGCGCTGCCGAAAGGGCGCTCCATCAATATGGAATGCACGTTGAGGTAGTGACGAATCTTGTTCCGGGGATCAATGACTCTTCGGAGGAGCTAGGCGACATTGCTCGATGGATAGCTGGTAGCCTGGGGCCGGCGACCCCGTGGCACCTCACGCGCTTTATCCCGTGCCTGGATTATGCTGGATTTGAGCCGACACCTTTAGAGTTGTTGATTCGGGGAAGGCAGATCGGGCGAAGCGCCGGACTTCACCACGTCTATCTCGGCAATATTGATTGTGGAGAAGGGCGGGATACCGTCTGTCCAAAGTGCGGCGCGCTCGTCATCAGGCGTTCGGGGTACACTGTAGTGGAGACCGCCTTGGCCAAAGGGGCGTGCCTGGAGTGCAATGAAGGGTTGGGTATAGCCGAGTGA
- a CDS encoding HAMP domain-containing histidine kinase, whose translation MRRLTIRAWLLVISVLFSVLAVGGISLVSYAIVYEGMVTVAKEHSKQVVGDISDVVRMHVDSVRQESPDLVGTESWRALVLRLSAFVAGWGAPESHVALYDSKGGLLWVNTPDPTVIQDPARLEEALDSDQILRSTVGETAPFRGMFFPAALPIYVTHVPLELPDGSRGVLIITHRSINEEQVIDAVRSPMFAHAAVAALAMIIVVQMTLGRILKLVDNLRLAAESIDAGRLDVRLPEEGEHEISRLAKVLNALIDRLQRKAEAQTRFIADASHELATPVAGIRGYTNILKKWGTADPEVQAEAIAAIDRESNRMARLCKDLLALVRDEKTMEIQSVRFDVNAVCRETLAAAATRYMSKGLEFIGPEEGQLIMIGDSDKVGDMISILVDNAAKYTEKGSVSVQTRRKRDTIVIEVADTGIGIHPEEAESIFERFYRSDVSRSKRTGGFGLGLPIAKTIVDGIKGTIEVSSTVGEGSIFTVRLPRGRM comes from the coding sequence GTGCGCCGCCTGACAATACGGGCATGGTTGCTGGTAATCTCGGTGCTGTTTTCGGTACTCGCCGTCGGAGGTATCTCGCTGGTATCTTACGCGATAGTCTACGAAGGCATGGTGACCGTCGCAAAAGAGCATTCTAAGCAGGTAGTTGGTGATATAAGCGATGTAGTTCGGATGCACGTCGACTCTGTCAGACAGGAGTCACCCGATCTTGTCGGCACTGAATCTTGGAGAGCCCTCGTCTTGCGGCTGAGTGCTTTCGTTGCCGGCTGGGGAGCGCCCGAATCGCATGTGGCGCTATATGATTCCAAAGGAGGGCTACTTTGGGTCAATACGCCCGATCCCACGGTGATCCAGGATCCGGCTCGCCTGGAAGAAGCTCTCGATAGCGATCAGATACTTCGGTCAACCGTAGGAGAGACGGCTCCCTTCCGGGGGATGTTTTTCCCGGCGGCACTACCGATTTATGTCACGCATGTCCCGCTGGAGCTGCCAGACGGCTCAAGGGGTGTGCTGATCATTACGCATCGCTCAATCAATGAAGAGCAGGTTATCGATGCGGTTCGCTCGCCGATGTTCGCGCATGCGGCTGTTGCGGCCCTTGCCATGATTATTGTTGTCCAGATGACCCTCGGCAGGATTTTGAAGCTGGTCGACAATCTTCGGCTGGCCGCCGAATCCATAGATGCCGGAAGACTTGACGTCCGCCTGCCCGAAGAAGGCGAGCACGAGATAAGCAGGTTGGCCAAGGTGCTCAACGCCCTTATCGACCGATTACAGCGAAAAGCGGAGGCCCAGACTCGTTTCATCGCCGATGCGTCGCATGAGCTTGCCACTCCGGTTGCGGGCATCAGAGGCTATACGAACATCCTCAAGAAGTGGGGCACCGCTGATCCTGAGGTTCAGGCCGAGGCAATCGCTGCCATCGACCGCGAATCCAATCGAATGGCTCGGCTGTGCAAGGATCTCTTAGCGCTTGTTCGCGATGAGAAAACCATGGAGATTCAGAGCGTGAGGTTTGACGTGAATGCAGTTTGCCGAGAGACCCTGGCAGCCGCAGCGACCAGATACATGTCAAAAGGGCTGGAGTTCATTGGGCCTGAAGAGGGACAGCTGATAATGATCGGAGATTCGGACAAGGTAGGGGATATGATCTCGATTCTTGTCGACAATGCGGCAAAATACACCGAAAAAGGCAGCGTTTCCGTTCAGACGCGCCGGAAGAGGGATACGATCGTGATTGAGGTCGCCGATACCGGCATCGGGATACACCCCGAGGAGGCAGAGAGCATATTCGAGCGCTTCTATCGTTCCGATGTCTCGCGGTCAAAGAGAACCGGCGGCTTTGGGCTCGGTCTGCCCATTGCGAAGACGATCGTCGATGGCATAAAAGGCACCATCGAGGTGAGCAGCACCGTAGGAGAGGGCTCGATATTCACAGTCAGGCTTCCACGCGGTCGCATGTAA
- a CDS encoding DsbA family protein, with protein MLSEYDVELVLAPFELRPDMPEAGIKLAEQAQAGHSERVEEYLIKAAAREGASMVLPDFLPNTHSAMAMAEIGRDAGDPAHKELHAAIFSAYFEAGLDIGDRGILLDIGKGQGLDPETVEEAWSTGKYDERLSQFRKLGATLGVESTPAVLICNELLIGAQPYQIIKKAVERCLSKQTDIDEAHLDY; from the coding sequence ATGCTTTCGGAGTACGATGTTGAGTTGGTGCTGGCGCCGTTCGAGCTGCGTCCTGACATGCCAGAGGCCGGTATCAAACTTGCCGAGCAGGCTCAGGCCGGGCATTCGGAGAGGGTTGAAGAGTACCTTATCAAGGCTGCTGCCCGCGAAGGCGCCTCGATGGTGCTGCCTGATTTTTTGCCGAACACACACTCGGCCATGGCTATGGCCGAGATTGGCCGGGATGCCGGTGATCCAGCCCACAAGGAGCTTCATGCAGCGATCTTCTCGGCGTATTTTGAAGCGGGCCTGGATATCGGAGATCGTGGCATCTTGCTCGATATCGGTAAGGGGCAGGGGCTCGATCCGGAGACAGTCGAGGAGGCCTGGAGCACTGGCAAGTATGACGAGCGATTGAGCCAGTTTCGCAAGCTAGGTGCGACGCTGGGGGTTGAATCAACTCCGGCGGTACTAATATGCAATGAACTTCTCATCGGCGCCCAGCCTTATCAGATCATCAAGAAAGCAGTGGAGCGCTGCTTGAGCAAGCAAACGGATATCGATGAGGCTCATTTGGATTACTGA
- a CDS encoding QueT transporter family protein translates to MNRTRYVAQAGIIAALYAVLTLAVLQMPMYLGWGLVQFRLSEALTVLALITPAAMPGLTVGTAAANAFLITQVGPIALLDVVFGALATLIGTIWAWRNRAKPLVALLGPVISNALIVPAYLPVLLAGLGLYAIPVLGIDLEGSWLAMYGLGVVAVGFGQAVVVYGLGLPLYATLQRVGLGISTRPR, encoded by the coding sequence ATGAATCGCACCAGATACGTTGCTCAAGCCGGGATAATCGCCGCTCTTTATGCGGTACTGACGCTGGCGGTGCTGCAAATGCCCATGTATCTTGGGTGGGGATTGGTGCAGTTCCGATTGAGCGAGGCGCTTACAGTGTTGGCGCTAATTACGCCTGCTGCGATGCCTGGGCTGACTGTAGGAACCGCTGCAGCAAACGCTTTTCTCATAACGCAAGTGGGACCGATAGCGCTGCTGGACGTGGTTTTCGGTGCCCTGGCGACCCTCATCGGTACTATCTGGGCCTGGAGGAACAGGGCGAAGCCATTGGTGGCCTTGCTGGGCCCCGTGATAAGCAATGCGTTGATAGTGCCCGCATACCTACCGGTGTTACTCGCAGGCCTTGGGCTTTATGCGATTCCCGTATTAGGCATCGACCTTGAGGGTAGCTGGCTAGCCATGTACGGGCTCGGAGTAGTTGCAGTAGGTTTTGGCCAAGCCGTGGTCGTCTATGGCTTGGGCTTGCCATTGTATGCGACACTTCAGCGTGTGGGTCTGGGTATCTCCACTCGACCCAGATAA